A stretch of the Balneola vulgaris DSM 17893 genome encodes the following:
- a CDS encoding lipocalin-like domain-containing protein encodes MNISTDFKDESPFQNKLSGAYEWWYFDALTNDKNWGIVAIFYEGNPFSPNYIEGITSRNATPNNFPAVSISIYHKKQTEYYSFKEYSANDFEFNEVSNEYKIGDCAFQRTVGQDGISYKLTFDQFLVSGFSLVGQLTFKSPKLLKGTIAQKSSNDHHLWNLIQPQAEVKGDLTISGKTKNHEIQFEGLGYHDHNVGFKPMKDDFEDWYWGRFHFDDATLIYYIMNQNSGRQYQAWLIDNKDPSSINEFTNIELKEEGLTPFGLRSSRVISLSSKELQVHIQQSHCVDSGPFYQRFIAEAVLNNGESLKTSTGISEYIKPERIYNKIFWPAVRMRLQFMNQKAHWVQKSKRMYPWTW; translated from the coding sequence ATGAATATATCTACTGATTTTAAGGATGAAAGCCCTTTTCAAAATAAGCTATCTGGTGCTTATGAATGGTGGTATTTCGACGCTCTTACTAATGATAAAAATTGGGGAATCGTTGCAATATTTTATGAAGGTAACCCATTTTCCCCAAATTATATTGAAGGGATAACATCTAGAAATGCCACTCCCAATAATTTCCCTGCAGTAAGCATTTCTATTTATCACAAAAAGCAGACCGAATACTATAGTTTTAAAGAATATTCAGCTAATGATTTCGAATTTAATGAAGTAAGCAATGAATATAAGATCGGTGATTGTGCATTTCAGAGGACAGTAGGTCAAGATGGAATCAGCTATAAGCTTACTTTTGATCAGTTTTTAGTATCTGGGTTTAGCTTAGTAGGACAGTTAACATTTAAGTCTCCTAAATTATTAAAGGGCACTATAGCTCAAAAGTCTTCTAACGACCATCATCTTTGGAATCTGATACAACCGCAAGCTGAGGTAAAAGGAGACTTAACAATTAGTGGTAAAACCAAAAACCACGAAATTCAATTTGAAGGGCTAGGGTATCATGATCACAATGTTGGTTTTAAACCAATGAAAGATGATTTTGAGGATTGGTATTGGGGGAGGTTTCATTTCGACGATGCTACTCTTATTTATTATATCATGAATCAAAATTCTGGGCGTCAGTACCAAGCTTGGTTAATTGATAATAAAGACCCTAGTTCCATTAATGAGTTCACGAATATTGAATTGAAAGAAGAAGGATTAACGCCATTTGGACTTCGTTCTTCGAGAGTAATAAGTTTGAGTTCAAAGGAACTACAAGTTCATATACAGCAAAGCCACTGTGTTGATTCTGGCCCATTCTATCAACGGTTCATAGCTGAAGCGGTGCTAAATAATGGAGAATCGTTAAAAACTAGTACGGGAATATCAGAATACATTAAACCTGAAAGAATTTATAACAAGATATTTTGGCCGGCAGTCCGAATGCGTTTACAATTTATGAACCAAAAAGCACACTGGGTTCAAAAAAGCAAACGAATGTATCCTTGGACTTGGTAA
- a CDS encoding amidase, whose protein sequence is MKAFYRISLGIFFLTVACSVQPSQSKFDDLKLEDATIQELHDGYNNGTYTVTDVVEAYLQRIEQYDQSGPKINSIITINPDAIHIAKSLDELLQNGANKGPLFGIPVVLKDNIDTKDKMPNTAGARVMAKSMPLQDSYIVEKLRESGAVIIGKANLSEWANFHSNNSSSGWSGLGGQTRNPYDITRNPCGSSAGSGASVSANFTMLAIGTETNGSITCPASANGVVGIKPTVGLLSRSGIIPISETQDTPGPMARTVADAAIMLGTMVGVDSRDSYTDISEGMYHTDYTPFLKTGALNGKRLGLYKPSLGSDHKTDTLMHQTIRFLEAQGATIVEIDRIGNVSGRDSYNVLLYEFKDGVNKYLESLGENAPVANLEEIIEKTLADSVEMKFDHDILIQAQNKGDLNSEEYINARANMLKASRENGIDKVMAEHDLDAFIGVTGGPAWKIDHTNGDNFGTSSSSPAARAGYPNITVPMGFIDGLPVGISFFGKAWSEPQLIEIAYSFEQATKIRKAPSFKRSEF, encoded by the coding sequence ATGAAAGCATTCTATCGAATATCACTGGGGATATTCTTTTTAACTGTTGCCTGTTCTGTACAACCATCTCAATCTAAATTTGATGATCTAAAATTAGAAGATGCTACAATTCAAGAACTTCATGATGGTTATAACAATGGCACATATACCGTAACAGATGTTGTTGAAGCTTACCTCCAGCGCATTGAGCAGTACGATCAAAGCGGTCCAAAAATTAACTCGATCATAACCATTAATCCTGATGCTATTCATATTGCTAAATCATTAGATGAGCTATTACAAAATGGTGCAAATAAAGGACCACTTTTTGGAATTCCAGTGGTATTGAAAGATAACATCGATACCAAAGATAAGATGCCTAATACTGCCGGTGCACGTGTTATGGCGAAATCTATGCCCCTTCAAGACAGTTATATAGTTGAGAAGCTTCGAGAAAGTGGTGCTGTGATAATTGGTAAAGCTAATCTAAGTGAATGGGCCAATTTCCATAGTAATAATTCTTCCTCTGGATGGAGTGGCTTAGGTGGGCAAACTCGCAACCCATATGATATTACACGCAATCCCTGCGGTTCAAGTGCTGGATCTGGTGCATCAGTTTCCGCTAACTTTACCATGTTAGCAATTGGGACTGAAACCAACGGCTCTATCACATGCCCTGCTTCAGCCAATGGTGTTGTAGGAATTAAACCAACAGTTGGATTACTGAGTCGATCTGGAATTATACCTATCTCGGAAACTCAAGATACACCAGGTCCTATGGCAAGAACGGTTGCAGATGCAGCCATTATGCTGGGCACAATGGTTGGTGTTGACAGTAGAGATAGCTATACCGACATAAGTGAAGGCATGTATCACACTGATTATACTCCTTTCCTAAAAACAGGTGCATTAAATGGAAAAAGACTCGGATTGTATAAACCTTCTTTGGGTAGTGATCATAAAACTGACACTTTAATGCATCAAACTATTCGTTTTTTAGAAGCACAAGGAGCCACCATTGTTGAGATTGACAGAATTGGTAATGTATCAGGTCGAGATAGTTACAATGTTCTGCTATATGAATTCAAAGACGGTGTTAATAAGTATCTCGAATCGCTAGGTGAAAACGCACCTGTTGCTAACTTAGAGGAGATTATAGAAAAGACTTTGGCTGATTCAGTAGAAATGAAATTTGACCACGACATTCTAATTCAAGCACAGAATAAAGGTGATTTAAACTCTGAAGAGTACATTAATGCTAGGGCTAATATGCTTAAAGCCTCTCGTGAAAATGGAATAGATAAAGTAATGGCCGAGCATGATCTTGATGCCTTCATAGGGGTTACAGGTGGTCCAGCTTGGAAAATTGATCATACCAATGGTGATAACTTTGGGACATCATCTAGTTCCCCTGCAGCTCGCGCTGGCTACCCAAATATTACCGTACCAATGGGCTTTATTGATGGACTTCCAGTAGGTATATCATTCTTTGGTAAGGCATGGTCGGAGCCTCAACTTATTGAAATCGCTTACTCTTTTGAACAAGCAACAAAAATACGAAAAGCTCCTTCATTTAAGCGCTCAGAGTTTTAA
- a CDS encoding THUMP domain-containing class I SAM-dependent RNA methyltransferase, giving the protein MADFHKPSTISITCPKMISPFLKKEVEDLGFTVQHQRYAGVELKGSLHDCMKLNLCLSTAHRVHYLLKTFTANNADELHKELVTIPWEDYIDKHGYVSITSFIKNKTINNTQFANLKVKDAIVDRIREKTGSRPDSGSDLNKTVVFLFWKGTEASIYLDTSGESISRRGYRVRNHTAPMQETLASTIIQASKWKVGQHFINPMCGSGTLAIEAALMALGRPAGLLRPNYGIKHILGFDVGEWNSLRSDLKHSANKDFKGKIIATDIDNRAIKAAQKNAQTAGVDHLIEFHRCDFQDTPIPEGDGVVVFNPPYGERIGHDQELYDLYKTIGDFFKQECSGKWGYVFTGNFDLAKKVGLRTSQRIELYNSTIECRLLEYELY; this is encoded by the coding sequence ATGGCCGACTTTCATAAACCCTCCACTATTTCTATCACTTGCCCTAAAATGATCTCTCCTTTCCTTAAGAAAGAAGTAGAGGATTTAGGTTTTACCGTTCAACATCAACGCTATGCTGGTGTTGAGTTAAAGGGAAGTTTGCATGATTGTATGAAGCTTAACCTGTGCTTAAGTACTGCACATCGAGTTCACTATTTGCTAAAAACATTCACAGCAAATAATGCCGACGAACTACATAAAGAACTCGTTACTATTCCATGGGAAGATTATATAGATAAGCATGGATATGTGAGTATTACTTCGTTTATCAAAAATAAGACCATCAATAACACCCAGTTTGCCAATTTAAAGGTAAAAGATGCCATTGTAGATCGAATCCGTGAAAAAACAGGAAGTAGACCCGATTCTGGTTCAGATTTAAATAAAACAGTAGTGTTCTTATTCTGGAAAGGAACAGAAGCTAGTATATATTTAGATACCTCTGGTGAATCGATATCAAGGAGAGGATATAGAGTTAGAAATCATACTGCACCTATGCAAGAAACCTTAGCCTCTACCATTATTCAGGCAAGTAAATGGAAAGTAGGTCAACATTTTATAAACCCTATGTGTGGTAGTGGTACCCTTGCTATTGAGGCAGCTTTAATGGCGCTTGGAAGACCCGCAGGTTTATTACGCCCAAACTATGGAATCAAACATATTCTTGGCTTTGATGTTGGAGAATGGAACAGCTTACGTTCAGACTTAAAGCATAGCGCGAATAAAGATTTTAAAGGAAAAATTATTGCTACCGATATTGATAATAGAGCAATAAAAGCAGCTCAGAAAAACGCTCAAACTGCCGGTGTTGATCACCTAATTGAATTTCACCGTTGTGACTTTCAAGATACCCCTATTCCCGAAGGTGATGGTGTGGTAGTGTTTAATCCACCTTATGGGGAACGTATTGGTCATGATCAAGAACTTTATGATCTATACAAAACTATTGGTGATTTCTTTAAGCAAGAATGTTCTGGTAAATGGGGATATGTTTTCACTGGTAATTTCGACCTTGCCAAGAAAGTGGGGCTTAGAACAAGTCAACGTATTGAACTATATAACTCTACAATCGAGTGCCGATTGTTGGAGTATGAGCTTTACTAA
- a CDS encoding glycosyltransferase produces MFEIFLYIALGYLLFTSTVLLRNLFEFNKIKDLPNTNIDTKPAISVCIPARNEAKVIKRCVESILNQDYPYLEVLVLDDHSTDETNSILQQLSNEHPNLTILNGAAKPDDWLGKPWACHQLSEAATGDVLVFIDADVWLARNALTKASSQFNQFDAITVWPQQIVESYWERQIIPHIYYALYTLLPAKYVERDPKWMPQSLKYKLGPEFSAACGQFIAFKKSIYEEIGGHKGIKQYILDDVQLAKEVKRQGFSLRMLSGINTVYCRMYTSYSEIWNGLRKNFLLGFNSTFLFIVMGILHLVTFILPYYAFWVGFKSSSSPIIILSSILILIPWIHRMILNYIYKWEIYSAFTHSIGVLWFQLLGIRCLIDSITGKKVAWKGRKV; encoded by the coding sequence ATGTTTGAAATATTTTTATATATCGCTTTAGGGTATCTATTATTTACGAGCACTGTTCTGCTCCGTAATTTATTTGAGTTCAACAAAATAAAAGATTTACCTAATACTAATATTGATACTAAGCCAGCAATTAGTGTATGCATACCTGCGCGGAATGAAGCCAAAGTAATCAAGCGATGTGTTGAATCGATTTTAAATCAAGACTACCCATATCTTGAAGTTCTCGTTCTCGACGATCATTCAACAGATGAAACAAATTCCATTCTTCAGCAGCTGTCAAACGAACACCCAAATCTTACCATATTAAACGGAGCCGCTAAACCTGATGATTGGTTAGGCAAGCCTTGGGCATGCCATCAGCTTAGTGAAGCAGCTACAGGCGATGTTCTCGTTTTCATCGATGCGGATGTATGGCTTGCACGTAATGCACTAACGAAGGCGAGTTCTCAATTCAATCAATTTGATGCCATTACTGTTTGGCCACAACAGATAGTAGAATCCTATTGGGAACGACAAATAATTCCACATATATACTACGCCCTGTACACTCTTCTACCCGCCAAATATGTTGAACGAGATCCTAAATGGATGCCTCAGTCATTAAAATACAAATTAGGTCCAGAGTTCTCGGCTGCATGTGGACAATTTATCGCATTTAAGAAATCCATTTATGAAGAAATTGGTGGTCATAAAGGCATTAAACAATATATTTTAGATGATGTACAACTTGCTAAAGAAGTAAAACGTCAAGGATTTTCACTTCGAATGTTATCTGGAATCAATACCGTTTACTGTAGAATGTATACCAGCTATTCAGAAATATGGAATGGATTACGGAAAAACTTTTTATTGGGCTTTAATAGTACCTTTCTATTTATAGTGATGGGCATACTTCATCTCGTTACATTTATTCTCCCCTACTATGCGTTTTGGGTTGGCTTCAAATCTTCCAGTTCCCCTATAATCATACTTTCATCCATACTAATTTTAATCCCTTGGATACACCGTATGATTCTAAACTATATCTATAAATGGGAGATTTATTCTGCTTTTACACACAGTATTGGAGTTCTCTGGTTTCAACTCCTTGGTATTCGATGTTTGATAGATAGTATAACAGGCAAAAAAGTAGCTTGGAAAGGCCGTAAGGTCTAA
- a CDS encoding CoA-binding protein, giving the protein MPLTIPPIKEVLNNSKTIAVIGCSANPYRTSNYIAKFMQERGYEVIPVNPGHDEMIGTKCYRSLKDIPSDVQIDIINVFRSSEHTASVMDEVKEWNAKTGQNPVVWTQMDVSSPEAEEIAEEANIPYIPNKCIMVERERN; this is encoded by the coding sequence ATGCCTTTAACTATTCCACCTATCAAAGAGGTTCTTAATAATTCTAAAACTATTGCTGTAATTGGATGCTCAGCCAATCCTTACCGAACAAGTAATTACATAGCTAAGTTTATGCAAGAAAGGGGATACGAAGTGATACCGGTTAACCCAGGACATGATGAGATGATTGGGACTAAATGCTATCGTTCTTTAAAAGACATCCCATCTGATGTTCAAATAGACATTATTAATGTGTTTAGGTCATCCGAACATACGGCATCTGTAATGGATGAAGTTAAAGAGTGGAACGCAAAAACAGGTCAAAACCCTGTTGTGTGGACTCAGATGGATGTTTCATCCCCTGAAGCGGAGGAAATTGCGGAAGAAGCAAATATACCCTACATCCCTAACAAATGCATAATGGTAGAGAGGGAAAGAAACTAA
- a CDS encoding HAD-IIA family hydrolase, which yields MSYPSFFDIAKQFKAILLDSYGVIKNHNGLIEGAERTLKFIRDEKKLFRVLTNDASRSPIQQIEKYNELGLHGIELHEMLTSGMMAKHFLEQKITEGRIAYLGTENSADYILQSGLEHVAVKDIDLDHIEDISACVFLDDEGFDWNTDINKVVNLLRKKNMPVILANSDYYYPVSSNDIAIATGGIAKLVENMLGKKFIHYGKPDSQMFMFAYEQLTKDGFINKDEILMVGDTLETDILGGNKFGIKTMLVLSGNTREDTYKSQIEATGIIPDYVCKSIME from the coding sequence ATGAGTTACCCTTCATTCTTTGACATTGCCAAACAGTTTAAAGCAATTCTGCTAGATTCTTATGGCGTTATAAAAAATCACAATGGTTTAATAGAAGGAGCAGAAAGAACACTAAAATTTATTCGTGATGAGAAAAAGCTCTTTAGAGTTTTGACGAACGATGCTTCCCGAAGTCCTATACAGCAAATTGAAAAGTATAACGAATTAGGACTTCATGGTATTGAACTTCATGAAATGCTCACTTCAGGTATGATGGCTAAGCATTTCTTAGAACAAAAAATTACTGAAGGACGAATTGCTTATTTGGGCACTGAAAACTCAGCTGATTACATACTCCAATCTGGGCTGGAACATGTGGCGGTAAAAGATATAGATCTAGACCATATAGAAGATATATCTGCCTGTGTTTTCCTAGATGATGAAGGCTTCGACTGGAATACTGATATCAATAAAGTGGTTAACCTTCTTCGTAAAAAGAATATGCCTGTAATACTAGCTAATTCTGACTACTACTATCCTGTTTCATCCAATGATATTGCCATAGCAACTGGAGGAATAGCTAAGTTGGTGGAAAATATGTTAGGTAAGAAATTCATTCATTACGGTAAGCCTGATTCTCAAATGTTTATGTTTGCTTATGAACAGTTAACAAAGGATGGCTTTATCAATAAAGATGAAATTTTAATGGTTGGCGACACATTAGAAACTGACATTCTTGGTGGTAACAAATTTGGTATAAAAACCATGTTAGTACTATCTGGAAATACCAGAGAAGACACTTATAAGTCACAAATTGAAGCCACGGGTATTATCCCAGATTATGTATGTAAGTCAATCATGGAATGA
- a CDS encoding O-methyltransferase has translation MKKHRGKPIVQITHPEIEQYAENHTTDESSDIHKLISSSDDKLEYIDMLSGKLVSQILKMLIRISGAKNILEIGTFTGYSALAMAEAIEEGGRITTIEMNLRYQKIAEEHFAEFDKKGVIKLLKGNAQSLINELDGPFDIIYMDADKLRYAYYFEQSLPLLKEGGLMVIDNVLWDGTVLDPTDHKAEAIANFNKLVADHPEVEQVLLPIRDGLLIAEKLTK, from the coding sequence ATGAAGAAACACAGAGGAAAACCTATCGTTCAAATAACTCATCCAGAAATTGAGCAATATGCTGAAAATCACACAACGGATGAAAGCTCGGATATTCATAAACTCATTTCATCAAGCGATGATAAGTTAGAATATATTGATATGCTAAGCGGAAAATTAGTGAGCCAAATATTAAAAATGCTCATTAGAATTTCGGGAGCAAAGAATATTTTAGAGATTGGTACTTTTACAGGATATTCGGCATTGGCTATGGCGGAGGCGATAGAAGAAGGAGGAAGGATAACCACCATAGAGATGAACCTTCGTTACCAAAAAATTGCAGAGGAACATTTTGCTGAATTTGATAAAAAAGGTGTAATAAAATTATTGAAAGGTAATGCTCAGAGCTTAATTAATGAGCTAGATGGACCATTCGATATAATTTATATGGATGCGGATAAACTAAGATACGCCTATTACTTCGAACAGTCGCTACCGTTATTAAAAGAGGGTGGGTTAATGGTTATTGATAATGTGCTTTGGGATGGTACAGTTCTTGACCCAACAGATCACAAAGCCGAAGCCATTGCAAACTTTAATAAACTTGTGGCCGATCACCCTGAAGTTGAACAAGTGTTGCTACCTATTCGGGATGGATTACTAATAGCTGAAAAGCTAACTAAATAG
- a CDS encoding class I SAM-dependent methyltransferase codes for MIYKTKDRTFNFKRYPSTTNKSLRAWNAADELLHQTLENQVEPHSKLCISNDRFGVLANLFNTNPTQHIIAYKSQEKALYKNAKLNDIPVERLQFRSPLDTIDTFDFALLKIPKSLNLFELLIQQLHSGIADEGVIFAGFMTRHFSPRLIEIAEYYFDSVEQSKAKKKARVLTLKGKKDQPAKDIVESIFYKDYDIKQYKGVFSSGHIDFATQFFLEHFEAKENEQSVLDLASGNGIIAKELYDSFKPNELHLMDDSFLAIESSKMNLPDLPNEAFHYSDSLEVFQDQSIDLVVSNPPFHFGHENNIEVAIQLFKGVQRIIKENGRFAMVTSKHLNLFTHLDPLFTSTRILKENDRFVIYECFK; via the coding sequence ATGATCTATAAAACTAAAGACCGAACATTCAATTTTAAACGTTACCCTTCAACCACGAATAAATCATTACGAGCATGGAATGCCGCCGATGAGCTGCTCCATCAAACTCTTGAAAACCAGGTAGAGCCTCATTCAAAGTTATGTATATCGAATGACCGTTTTGGAGTGTTAGCGAATCTATTCAATACCAATCCAACTCAGCATATCATTGCATACAAAAGCCAAGAAAAGGCACTCTATAAGAATGCTAAGTTGAATGATATCCCGGTTGAGCGGTTACAATTTAGATCTCCACTTGATACGATTGATACCTTTGATTTTGCGCTATTGAAAATCCCAAAATCACTGAATCTATTTGAACTACTTATTCAACAACTTCATAGTGGTATAGCAGATGAAGGCGTAATCTTTGCCGGTTTTATGACCCGCCATTTCTCGCCAAGATTAATAGAGATAGCTGAGTATTATTTTGACTCGGTAGAACAATCAAAAGCGAAAAAGAAAGCTAGAGTATTAACTCTAAAGGGGAAAAAAGACCAACCCGCTAAAGACATAGTTGAATCCATTTTTTATAAAGATTATGATATTAAGCAATATAAAGGTGTGTTTTCATCTGGTCATATTGATTTCGCAACTCAATTTTTCTTAGAGCATTTTGAAGCAAAAGAAAATGAACAGAGTGTTTTAGACTTAGCCTCCGGAAATGGGATAATAGCCAAGGAATTATATGATTCCTTTAAGCCTAATGAACTGCATTTGATGGATGATTCTTTCTTAGCTATTGAATCATCAAAAATGAATCTACCTGATTTACCGAATGAAGCATTTCACTATTCCGACAGTTTAGAAGTGTTCCAAGATCAGAGTATAGACCTCGTTGTTTCTAATCCCCCGTTCCATTTCGGTCATGAAAACAACATTGAAGTGGCCATTCAATTGTTCAAGGGAGTGCAACGCATAATAAAAGAAAATGGTCGATTTGCTATGGTTACGAGTAAACATTTAAACCTATTTACTCATCTAGACCCTTTATTTACATCCACAAGAATTCTAAAAGAGAACGATCGCTTTGTGATCTACGAATGTTTTAAATGA
- a CDS encoding lysophospholipid acyltransferase family protein: MKRRFKRVYIKQHYTPSKASKTVYYLNHNSWWDGLIPLYLNSYHFKQHARAIMEDEQMIKHPFFSKIGAFSINLKDSKSTIRSLRYAINSMKRSNSSLFIYPEGEITPVSSNQPTFKSGLSWLYKQMEAEVDFVPIALYQQTFRDSKPELYIYIGESTKPTKNLTNQKLTNHFELALQHLLTQTRNVAGFTDEGFKPI, encoded by the coding sequence ATGAAGCGACGTTTTAAAAGAGTTTATATAAAGCAGCACTATACTCCTTCGAAGGCTTCAAAAACTGTGTACTACTTAAATCACAATTCTTGGTGGGATGGTTTAATACCGTTGTATTTGAATAGCTATCATTTTAAGCAACATGCTCGAGCTATCATGGAAGATGAACAAATGATTAAACACCCTTTCTTTTCTAAAATTGGTGCCTTTTCTATAAATCTAAAGGATTCAAAATCAACTATAAGATCACTGAGATATGCCATTAATTCAATGAAACGATCTAACTCGAGTTTATTTATTTATCCAGAAGGTGAAATAACCCCTGTTAGTTCTAATCAACCAACTTTCAAATCAGGCTTAAGTTGGTTATACAAACAAATGGAAGCAGAAGTAGATTTTGTACCAATTGCCTTATATCAACAAACTTTTAGAGACAGCAAACCAGAGTTATACATCTATATTGGTGAGTCTACGAAACCCACAAAAAATCTCACCAATCAAAAACTCACAAATCATTTTGAGTTAGCCTTACAACATCTTCTAACTCAAACTAGAAATGTGGCTGGCTTTACAGATGAAGGATTTAAACCTATTTAG
- a CDS encoding glutamine synthetase family protein, with product MVKTEVSNKEAVINRIEKSSANNIRFAVTDIDGVLRGKFLSKDKVLKALKSGKIGFCNVIFGWDINDACYTNTEASGWHTGYPDAQAFIDVDTLISIPWDDDKPFLIGDFRHDDVFKDICPRTLLKNIEKQAFDLGLLPKYACEFEWFNFSETPQSLYEKDYRNPTPLTPGMFGYSLLRSSLNQEYINEIFDTLKELNIPLEGLHTETGHGVYEACITYDDLSTAADQAIIFKTVVKEIAYQYEILASFMAKWNAALPGCSAHIHQSLWDLKDSKNLFYDSDDENNMSETMKQFLAGQLHCLPHILPMFAPTVNSYKRFVDGSWAPTSISWGIENRTTALRVINPDCNATRIEHRVPGADINPYLAMSAALASGLYGIKHKLKLEDDTFVNGNAYDNQKLKSLPTNLFKATKAMKESPIANELFGVNFVDHFIRTREWEWKQYEPQIDNWELKRYFELI from the coding sequence ATGGTTAAAACGGAAGTATCTAACAAAGAAGCAGTTATAAATCGCATTGAAAAATCGAGTGCTAATAACATTCGATTTGCCGTAACTGATATAGACGGTGTATTAAGGGGTAAATTTCTAAGCAAAGATAAAGTACTCAAAGCCCTCAAATCCGGTAAAATTGGTTTCTGCAATGTCATTTTTGGTTGGGATATCAATGATGCGTGCTATACCAATACCGAAGCAAGCGGTTGGCATACAGGATACCCAGATGCACAAGCTTTCATTGATGTTGATACCTTAATTTCTATTCCTTGGGATGATGACAAACCATTCTTAATTGGCGACTTTCGGCATGACGATGTTTTTAAAGATATATGTCCTCGAACGTTATTAAAGAACATCGAAAAACAAGCTTTTGATTTAGGATTACTTCCAAAATATGCCTGTGAATTTGAATGGTTCAACTTCAGCGAAACACCGCAAAGTCTTTATGAAAAAGACTATAGAAACCCTACCCCACTTACACCGGGTATGTTCGGATATTCACTTCTGCGATCGTCATTAAATCAAGAATACATTAACGAAATATTTGATACCCTTAAAGAGCTCAACATTCCTTTAGAAGGCTTACATACTGAAACTGGCCATGGGGTTTATGAAGCCTGTATCACCTATGACGATTTATCAACGGCTGCCGACCAAGCCATTATCTTTAAAACTGTTGTTAAAGAAATTGCCTATCAGTATGAGATACTAGCTAGTTTTATGGCGAAATGGAATGCTGCATTGCCAGGATGTAGTGCACATATTCATCAAAGCTTGTGGGATCTTAAAGACTCAAAGAACCTATTTTATGATTCGGATGATGAGAATAATATGAGTGAAACAATGAAACAGTTTCTTGCTGGGCAATTACACTGTCTACCTCATATACTACCCATGTTTGCTCCTACTGTTAACAGTTACAAGCGATTTGTAGATGGCTCTTGGGCCCCCACATCAATCAGCTGGGGTATTGAGAACAGAACAACGGCATTAAGAGTCATCAATCCTGATTGTAATGCAACTCGTATTGAACACCGTGTTCCTGGTGCGGATATTAATCCATACTTAGCGATGTCTGCTGCATTAGCTTCAGGTTTATATGGCATAAAACATAAGCTCAAGTTAGAAGATGATACTTTTGTAAATGGTAATGCTTACGATAATCAGAAATTAAAATCACTCCCTACCAATTTATTCAAAGCTACCAAGGCTATGAAGGAATCACCAATTGCCAATGAGCTTTTTGGAGTAAATTTTGTAGATCATTTTATTCGCACTCGAGAATGGGAATGGAAGCAATACGAGCCACAAATTGATAACTGGGAACTTAAAAGGTACTTTGAGTTGATCTAA
- a CDS encoding FKBP-type peptidyl-prolyl cis-trans isomerase: MSKIKSGDTVKVHYTGQLNDGSVFDSSLQREPLEFTMGSGQLIPGFEKAIEGLEVGDSTTANIPAAEAYGEPNPQMIVEVTADQLPAEMEPQVGMQLQLNQPDGQAIPVQITGIEDDKVTLDANHPLAGQDLTFQIEVVEIV; this comes from the coding sequence TTGTCAAAAATTAAAAGCGGCGACACCGTAAAAGTTCATTACACTGGTCAATTAAACGACGGATCAGTATTTGATTCTTCTTTACAGAGAGAACCTTTAGAATTTACTATGGGCTCAGGACAATTGATTCCAGGCTTTGAAAAAGCTATTGAAGGATTAGAAGTGGGCGATTCAACAACTGCAAATATTCCTGCAGCTGAAGCTTACGGCGAGCCAAATCCACAAATGATTGTTGAAGTTACTGCAGATCAGTTACCAGCTGAAATGGAGCCACAAGTGGGCATGCAGCTTCAACTAAACCAACCTGATGGACAGGCTATTCCTGTACAAATTACTGGTATTGAAGACGATAAAGTAACTTTGGATGCGAACCATCCATTAGCAGGTCAAGATCTTACTTTTCAAATTGAAGTAGTAGAGATTGTATAA